In one window of Brassica rapa cultivar Chiifu-401-42 chromosome A07, CAAS_Brap_v3.01, whole genome shotgun sequence DNA:
- the LOC103828336 gene encoding uncharacterized protein LOC103828336 encodes MGFHTADEESVKSGEESSSVYSDPTSLVRDSNDSDSSPASNLSPDENHNSVDSLSAENSHVSLEPTSPEARDCSTTSDQQTCVDSPLPISPHSGNEYQGTQSKEEDSTDESVSIITKEHKLLTGIFQWFLKCRRSFSSEESKENQVDCYSESHTQALSSPSNGDSDSNLMKTLKNLGQSMLEHIQVIELIFRQEPGLVQGGLIRNIDKTKFIEKGQATATTALKELRKISHLLSDM; translated from the exons ATGGGTTTTCACACTGCAGATGAAGAGAGTGTAAAAAGTGGTGAGGAGAGTTCATCTGTCTACTCAGACCCAACTAGTCTTGTCAGAGATTCAAACGATTCAGATAGCAGTCCTGCCTCAAATTTGTCTCCTGATGAAAACCACAATAGCGTTGATTCACTAAGTGCAGAGAACTCACATGTCTCCTTAGAACCAACCAGTCCTGAAGCCAGAGATTGTAGTACTACTTCAGATCAACAAACATGTGTAGATTCACCTCTTCCTATATCTCCCCATTCAGGAAATGAGTATCAAGGAACTCAATCTAAAGAAGAAGATTCCACAGATGAATCTGTGAGCATTATTACCAAGGAGCACAAGCTTTTAACTGGAATATTCCAGTGGTTTTTGAAGTGTAGACGCAGTTTTTCCAGTGAAGAGAGTAAAGAGAACCAAGTTGATTGTTATTCTGAGTCCCATACCCAAGCTTTATCTTCTCCTAGTAATGGAGACTCAGATTCCAATCTGATGAAGACTCTGAAGAACCTTGGACAGTCCATGCTCGAACACATTCAG gTAATCGAGTTGATTTTCCGACAAGAACCTGGTCTGGTGCAGGGAGGACTGATAAGGAACATTGATAAAACAAAGTTTATCGAAAAGGGGCAAGCCACAGCTACAACCGCTCTTAAGGAGCTTCGAAAAATCAGTCACTTGTTGTCAGATATGTGA
- the LOC103828332 gene encoding uncharacterized protein LOC103828332: MDSLVASYASSDEEEEEEVEPSLTVKSSSSVFSAIPQPNQSRSSKVEAFNSSSSTRGSFLSSLPPPKSSTSRQQNPSPSLPKRVVQIKLPVNPRPTNLDDEDDEEEEKARKKRRQMESAAAASNNSSVKSFLSAMPAPKSSQALGALPSLGSGSGSGRRSILETETPSTDQTQSFSSEAEQVDNYYAGYEQNPSGNVDAFGYGGYEHNSSGSGDVVSAYVGYDGGGGNAWNGGGGFEGTTGVPEAFMAMDSGARRGRRGRNDFPTEIVEVKLDDLMKNRPRVDQVKSTGIAFGPAYQPESSSSKGKVSKLHKRKHQITALFMDMKHKESELAERRSKGLLTKAETQAKYGW; encoded by the exons ATGGACTCTCTGGTAGCGAGCTACGCTTCGtcggacgaagaagaagaagaagaagttgaacCATCTCTCACCGTAAAATCATCTTCCTCCGTGTTCTCAGCTATTCCTCAACCTAACCAATCCAGATCTTCCAAAGTCGAGGCTTTTAATTCATCTTCGTCCACTCGAGGATCTTTCCTCTCCTCTCTCCCTCCTCCCAAATCCTCCACCTCTCGCCAGCAAAACCCATCTCCGTCCCTACCCAAACGCGTCGTTCAGATCAAGCTTCCCGTAAACCCTAGACCGACCAATCTCGATGACGAAGACGACGAAGAGGAGGAGAAAGCGAGGAAGAAGCGTAGACAGATGGAATCCGCCGCTGCGGCGTCAAACAATTCGTCAGTGAAATCGTTCTTATCCGCCATGCCTGCTCCAAAGAGCTCGCAAGCACTCGGCGCTCTTCCTTCGTTAGGATCAGGATCAGGATCGGGGCGAAGATCGATTCTTGAAACAGAGACGCCAAGTACTGATCAAACGCAGTCGTTTAGTAGCGAGGCGGAACAAGTAGATAACTATTATGCTGGTTACGAGCAGAACCCTAGTGGAAATGTAGATGCTTTTGGTTATGGTGGATATGAGCACAACTCTAGTGGAAGTGGAGATGTTGTGTCTGCTTATGTGGGGtatgatggtggtggtggtaatGCTTGGAACGGTGGTGGTGGGTTTGAGGGGACGACGGGCGTGCCTGAGGCGTTTATGGCGATGGATAGTGGGGCGAGGAGAGGCAGGAGAGGGAGGAATGATTTTCCCACGGAGATAGTTGAGGTTAAGCTGGATGATCTCATGAAGAATAGGCCGAGAGTTGATCAAGTTAAATCTACTGGGATTGCTTTTGGACCTGCGTATCAG CCCGAGTCATCTTCATCTAAGGGGAAAGTGTCAAAGCTTCACAAGAGAAAGCATCAGATCACTGCGTTATTCATGGACATGAAGCACAAAGAGTCGGAGCTAGCAGAGAGGCGTTCAAAAGGATTGCTCACTAAAGCCGAGACACAAGCTAAATACGGATGGTGA
- the LOC103828331 gene encoding uncharacterized protein LOC103828331 isoform X2, with the protein MLVESSFSSSVESSLLNTSEYQDPFAANDWMSSLAETYHMIHKLPEHSQVSFLDAVPDAVELNESEEHPKLQASCPEQNVMHKVPEKVLTSLVYSRRKRSVVPEGTEEHNLGKCKKQDDSFDDSIVPVYNPGESTKRKNRFNNCLVYSRKKKRGETSCATGETIIRADGIDDAFVSGHNCGEAKKREDQLDICLVYSRRKKDGVKSISGDQADSIEYSQREQIVKADGGFTGSNPGEVKNSGHRHLYSQSKPLVKSDGSFAECHTWGTKRTGDTSDGLLMYSRRKLRGKSIGARIDGFLVYRRKKTKANSISHAEQACRSLELKAIGARVKGFQVYSRKKAKLNSVSRGKQLSSSDGTNDSCSSQSSSKLASGSSKNGENEATDCDSSDTIPFRQCKRCDKEGIVEKMLICDECEEAYHPRCCRVRVKEAAEMDDWVCRPCLKKKSSKTNVKGRSRERKWRVTEPFIIRIRVGKEFQADVPDWSGPTMSDTSFLGEPLEIDQSEYLHDPKKAKNGKKPRSAENWLQCRDEDRNGVICGKWRRAPRSEVQTNKWECFCSVFWDPLHADCAVPQELETDEIMQQLKYINMLRPRSDAKTRKIGPKGRSGSQK; encoded by the exons ATGTTGGTGGAAAGTTCCTTCAGCTCTTCCGTTGAATCTAGTCTACTGAACACTTCCGAGTATCAAGACCCATTTGCTGCAAATGATTGGATGTCGTCGCTTGCTGAAACTTATCACATGATCCACAAACTTCCCGAACACTCTCAAGTAAGCTTTCTTGATGCTGTTCCTGATGCAGTGGAACTTAATGAATCAGAAGAACATCCAAAACTTCAAGCAAGTTGTCCAGAGCAAAATGTTATGCATAAGGTACCGGAAAAGGTTTTGACTTCTCTTGTGTATAGTCGAAGAAAGAGGAGTGTGGTACCTGAGGGAACTGAGGAACATAACCTAGGAAAATGCAAGAAACAGGATGATTCATTTGATGACTCTATTGTCCCAGTTTATAACCCTGGAGAAAGCACAAAAAGGAAAAATCGCTTCAACAACTGTCTTGTCTATAGCCGAAAGAAAAAGAGAGGCGAAACCAGTTGTGCTACCGGAGAAACTATAATAAGGGCTGATGGGATTGATGATGCTTTTGTCTCTGGGCACAACTGTGGAGAAGCCAAGAAAAGAGAAGATCAATTAGATATTTGTCTCGTGTATAGCCGCAGAAAGAAAGATGGAGTAAAATCTATCAGCGGTGATCAAGCTGATTCTATTGAATATAGCCAAAGGGAGCAGATAGTTAAAGCTGATGGGGGCTTTACTGGATCTAACCCTGGAGAAGTCAAGAATAGTGGTCATCGACATCTTTACAGCCAAAGTAAGCCGTTGGTGAAATCTGATGGCAGTTTTGCTGAATGTCACACTTGGGGAACCAAGAGAACTGGTGATACATCTGATGGCTTGCTTATGTATAGCCGGAGGAAGCTGAGAGGGAAATCTATTGGTGCTCGGATTGATGGCTTTCTAGTGTATAGGCGGAAGAAAACCAAAGCAAATAGTATTTCTCATGCTGAACAAGCGTGCAGATCTCTGGAACTTAAAGCTATTGGCGCAAGGGTTAAGGGCTTTCAAGTGTATTCGCGGAAGAAGGCTAAACTAAATAGTGTTTCTCGTGGTAAACAACTATCTTCTTCTGATGGAACAAATGACAGCTGCTCATCACAATCCAGCTCTAAACTTGCTTCAGGTTCCAGTAAAAATGGAGAAAATGAAGCTACAGATTGCGATTCCTCAGATACAATCCCTTTCAGACAGTGCAAACGTTGTGATAAGGAAGGAATTGTGGAGAAGATGTTAATTTGTGATGAATGTGAAGAAGCATATCATCCAAGGTGCTGCCGTGTTCGAGTGAAAGAAGCTGCCGAGATGGATGACTGGGTCTGTCGACCCTGCTTGAAAAAGAAGTCATCAAAGACAAATGTTAAAGGGAGATCACGGGAACGGAAATGGAGAGTTACAGAACCATTTATTATAAGAATTCGAGTAGGAAAAGAGTTTCAAGCAGATGTTCCAGACTGGTCAGGTCCAACCATGAG TGATACTTCTTTTCTTGGTGAACCCTTGGAGATTGATCAGTCAGAATATTTGCAT GATCCCAAGAAGGCCAAGAATGGGAAGAAACCACGTTCTGCAGAAAATTGGCTCCAATGCAGGGATGAGGATAGGAATGGTGTTATATGCGGAAAGTGGCGTAG GGCTCCTCGCTCAGAGGTACAGACTAACAAGTGGGAATGCTTCTGCTCCGTCTTTTGGGATCCATTGCATGCTGATTGTGCCGTCCCTCAG GAACTGGAAACAGATGAGATTATGCAACAACTCAAGTACATCAACATG CTTAGACCGCGTTCAGACGCCAAAACACGAAAGATAGGACCAAAGGGTCGAAGCGgatcacaaaaatga
- the LOC103828337 gene encoding F-box/kelch-repeat protein At3g18720 — protein sequence MMKTRRRTYTAETPALLFSEALTVKPNVQPLPVPNSINHVSEKKCIKGLWNINIPSELLQEILSRLSLRSNIQASAVCKTWCEAAVSVRKLQPRPWLFYQLRGLENGNYILLDPSRSQAYEFSFPALKGSVLSYSRDGWLLVKKTRALSYLVFLFNPFTGKHIFLPKVSLTSGYCLAFSAAPTSSSCLVISCNYTSIPSYIMINTWRPGETAWTTHRFKNQLPGGGLNDCVVSNGMFYCLSTCGYLGVFDPPRATWNILPVRPCLTFPHVDITRRMLMTEHEGDIFVMFTSRDKNPSVFKLNLKRMSWEKKRELGGLTVFASQPSSLTRASFSVKERNRLYPSRNGHLGVYLSLGGDENISSCPPSSNYFSNRIAWVFPPHDNVSL from the exons atgatgaagactCGTAGGCGAACATACACGGCCGAAACTCCAGCATTGTTGTTCTCCGAAGCCCTCACAGTGAAACCCAATGTTCAACCGCTTCCAGTACC AAACAGTATAAATCATGTATCAGAAAAGAAGTGTATTAAAGGATTGTGGAATATAAATATTCCCTCAGAGCTTCTGCAAGAGATACTATCCCGCCTCAGTTTAAGATCCAACATACAAGCTTCTGCTGTCTGCAAGACATGGTGTGAAGCAGCTGTTTCTGTCAGAAAGTTACAGCCTCGCCCTTGGCTTTTTTATCAACTAAGAGGACTAGAAAACGGAAACTACATCCTTTTAGACCCATCACGGTCTCAAGCATATGAGTTTAGTTTCCCAGCGTTAAAGGGATCTGTATTATCTTATTCTAGGGATGGTTGGTTGCTTGTGAAAAAAACACGCGCCCTCTCGTATTTGGTATTCTTATTTAACCCATTTACCGGGAAACACATCTTCTTACCCAAGGTGTCGCTTACATCAGGCTATTGCTTAGCTTTCTCAGCCGCTCCTACATCAAGTAGTTGTTTAGTGATCTCTTGCAACTATACTAGTATCCCCTCATATATAATGATCAATACTTGGCGGCCTGGTGAAACTGCATGGACCACCCATCGATTTAAAAACCAGTTACCTGGTGGCGGATTGAACGATTGTGTCGTCTCGAATGGTATGTTCTATTGTCTGAGTACCTGCGGCTACCTCGGGGTTTTCGATCCGCCTAGAGCAACCTGGAATATACTTCCAGTGAGACCATGTCTCACCTTTCCTCATGTAGATATCACTAGGAGAATGCTGATGACGGAGCATGAAGGGGACATCTTTGTTATGTTTACAAGTCGCGATAAGAACCCATCGGTGTTTAAGCTAAACCTTAAACGCATGTCGTGGGAAAAGAAGAGAGAGCTTGGTGGCTTAACAGTATTTGCAAGTCAGCCTTCGTCTCTTACAAGAGCTAGTTTCTCGGTGAAGGAGAGGAACAGATTGTACCCATCACGTAATGGGCACCTTGGCGTATACTTGTCCCTTGGTGGTGATGAGAACATTAGCTCTTGTCCCCCTTCAAGTAACTATTTTTCCAACCGCATTGCTTGGGTCTTTCCTCCTCACGACAACGTTAGTCTCTGA
- the LOC103828331 gene encoding uncharacterized protein LOC103828331 isoform X1: protein MLVESSFSSSVESSLLNTSEYQDPFAANDWMSSLAETYHMIHKLPEHSQVSFLDAVPDAVELNESEEHPKLQASCPEQNVMHKVPEKVLTSLVYSRRKRSVVPEGTEEHNLGKCKKQDDSFDDSIVPVYNPGESTKRKNRFNNCLVYSRKKKRGETSCATGETIIRADGIDDAFVSGHNCGEAKKREDQLDICLVYSRRKKDGVKSISGDQADSIEYSQREQIVKADGGFTGSNPGEVKNSGHRHLYSQSKPLVKSDGSFAECHTWGTKRTGDTSDGLLMYSRRKLRGKSIGARIDGFLVYRRKKTKANSISHAEQACRSLELKAIGARVKGFQVYSRKKAKLNSVSRGKQLSSSDGTNDSCSSQSSSKLASGSSKNGENEATDCDSSDTIPFRQCKRCDKEGIVEKMLICDECEEAYHPRCCRVRVKEAAEMDDWVCRPCLKKKSSKTNVKGRSRERKWRVTEPFIIRIRVGKEFQADVPDWSGPTMSSDTSFLGEPLEIDQSEYLHDPKKAKNGKKPRSAENWLQCRDEDRNGVICGKWRRAPRSEVQTNKWECFCSVFWDPLHADCAVPQELETDEIMQQLKYINMLRPRSDAKTRKIGPKGRSGSQK, encoded by the exons ATGTTGGTGGAAAGTTCCTTCAGCTCTTCCGTTGAATCTAGTCTACTGAACACTTCCGAGTATCAAGACCCATTTGCTGCAAATGATTGGATGTCGTCGCTTGCTGAAACTTATCACATGATCCACAAACTTCCCGAACACTCTCAAGTAAGCTTTCTTGATGCTGTTCCTGATGCAGTGGAACTTAATGAATCAGAAGAACATCCAAAACTTCAAGCAAGTTGTCCAGAGCAAAATGTTATGCATAAGGTACCGGAAAAGGTTTTGACTTCTCTTGTGTATAGTCGAAGAAAGAGGAGTGTGGTACCTGAGGGAACTGAGGAACATAACCTAGGAAAATGCAAGAAACAGGATGATTCATTTGATGACTCTATTGTCCCAGTTTATAACCCTGGAGAAAGCACAAAAAGGAAAAATCGCTTCAACAACTGTCTTGTCTATAGCCGAAAGAAAAAGAGAGGCGAAACCAGTTGTGCTACCGGAGAAACTATAATAAGGGCTGATGGGATTGATGATGCTTTTGTCTCTGGGCACAACTGTGGAGAAGCCAAGAAAAGAGAAGATCAATTAGATATTTGTCTCGTGTATAGCCGCAGAAAGAAAGATGGAGTAAAATCTATCAGCGGTGATCAAGCTGATTCTATTGAATATAGCCAAAGGGAGCAGATAGTTAAAGCTGATGGGGGCTTTACTGGATCTAACCCTGGAGAAGTCAAGAATAGTGGTCATCGACATCTTTACAGCCAAAGTAAGCCGTTGGTGAAATCTGATGGCAGTTTTGCTGAATGTCACACTTGGGGAACCAAGAGAACTGGTGATACATCTGATGGCTTGCTTATGTATAGCCGGAGGAAGCTGAGAGGGAAATCTATTGGTGCTCGGATTGATGGCTTTCTAGTGTATAGGCGGAAGAAAACCAAAGCAAATAGTATTTCTCATGCTGAACAAGCGTGCAGATCTCTGGAACTTAAAGCTATTGGCGCAAGGGTTAAGGGCTTTCAAGTGTATTCGCGGAAGAAGGCTAAACTAAATAGTGTTTCTCGTGGTAAACAACTATCTTCTTCTGATGGAACAAATGACAGCTGCTCATCACAATCCAGCTCTAAACTTGCTTCAGGTTCCAGTAAAAATGGAGAAAATGAAGCTACAGATTGCGATTCCTCAGATACAATCCCTTTCAGACAGTGCAAACGTTGTGATAAGGAAGGAATTGTGGAGAAGATGTTAATTTGTGATGAATGTGAAGAAGCATATCATCCAAGGTGCTGCCGTGTTCGAGTGAAAGAAGCTGCCGAGATGGATGACTGGGTCTGTCGACCCTGCTTGAAAAAGAAGTCATCAAAGACAAATGTTAAAGGGAGATCACGGGAACGGAAATGGAGAGTTACAGAACCATTTATTATAAGAATTCGAGTAGGAAAAGAGTTTCAAGCAGATGTTCCAGACTGGTCAGGTCCAACCATGAG CAGTGATACTTCTTTTCTTGGTGAACCCTTGGAGATTGATCAGTCAGAATATTTGCAT GATCCCAAGAAGGCCAAGAATGGGAAGAAACCACGTTCTGCAGAAAATTGGCTCCAATGCAGGGATGAGGATAGGAATGGTGTTATATGCGGAAAGTGGCGTAG GGCTCCTCGCTCAGAGGTACAGACTAACAAGTGGGAATGCTTCTGCTCCGTCTTTTGGGATCCATTGCATGCTGATTGTGCCGTCCCTCAG GAACTGGAAACAGATGAGATTATGCAACAACTCAAGTACATCAACATG CTTAGACCGCGTTCAGACGCCAAAACACGAAAGATAGGACCAAAGGGTCGAAGCGgatcacaaaaatga